Proteins encoded within one genomic window of Halorussus salilacus:
- a CDS encoding METTL5 family protein, which translates to MSRAALERRLSRVAGFDDPRVEFEQYPTPAGLAAHLVHLADVQGDLAGRTVLDLGTGTGMLALGAATRSPARVLALDRDPDALGVARENERRIAPESEAATETEVEWLLADATRHPICASDATVLMNPPFGAQRGNEHADRAFLATAAEVGSVSYSVHNAGSREFVEAFAADEGGEVTHAFRAELALDRQFDHQTSEREVIDAEVFRVVWS; encoded by the coding sequence ATGAGCAGGGCCGCGCTCGAACGTCGCCTCTCCCGAGTCGCGGGATTCGACGACCCCCGCGTCGAGTTCGAGCAGTACCCCACGCCCGCCGGTCTGGCGGCCCACCTCGTCCACCTCGCCGACGTGCAGGGCGACCTCGCCGGACGGACGGTCCTCGATTTGGGCACCGGAACCGGGATGCTCGCGCTCGGGGCGGCCACGCGGTCGCCCGCCCGCGTCCTCGCGCTCGACCGCGACCCCGACGCGCTCGGAGTCGCCCGCGAGAACGAGCGTCGAATCGCGCCCGAGTCGGAGGCCGCAACCGAGACCGAGGTCGAGTGGCTCCTCGCCGACGCGACCCGCCACCCGATCTGCGCCTCGGACGCAACCGTGCTGATGAACCCGCCGTTCGGCGCACAGCGGGGCAACGAACACGCCGACCGCGCGTTCCTCGCGACCGCGGCCGAGGTCGGGTCGGTCTCCTACTCCGTCCACAACGCCGGGAGCCGCGAGTTCGTCGAGGCGTTCGCGGCCGACGAGGGCGGCGAGGTGACCCACGCCTTCCGGGCGGAACTCGCGCTCGACAGGCAGTTCGACCACCAGACCAGCGAGCGGGAGGTCATCGACGCCGAGGTTTTCCGGGTCGTGTGGTCCTGA